The following coding sequences lie in one Halococcus salifodinae DSM 8989 genomic window:
- a CDS encoding adenosylhomocysteinase: protein EPFSTKEAVVEALQELDGIETFIEAGMSDEEWEAGQHDLLEEEPDFILDDGCELIAKVHADHPDIAEGIIGGGEQTTAGITRVEAMEEQDVLQFPVYGVNDTPMKHYFDNVHGTGESSLANVMTTTNTMLSGKTVVVAGYGYCGRGIARKARGMGAWTIVTEVDPRKALEAVMDGHRVMAMGEAAPLADYVITSTGNREVVRKEHLDQFQDGVILANAGHFDVEISLEDLKAESNEVTQPKEGITRYHLSDGRRVNVLARGRLVNLTGPHSQGHPAEVMDTTFAMMFAAAHDMLTQDPNLTPGLYAIPDHLDREVASRKLETLDITIDSLTENQREYYEEWEHPDSSF from the coding sequence GCGAACCGTTCAGTACCAAAGAGGCGGTCGTCGAGGCTCTCCAAGAGCTCGACGGGATCGAGACGTTCATTGAGGCGGGAATGAGCGATGAGGAATGGGAGGCCGGCCAGCACGACCTACTGGAGGAAGAGCCAGACTTCATTCTTGATGACGGCTGTGAACTCATTGCCAAAGTCCACGCTGACCATCCCGACATTGCTGAGGGGATCATCGGTGGTGGCGAGCAGACCACCGCTGGAATCACGCGCGTAGAGGCGATGGAGGAACAGGACGTGCTCCAGTTCCCGGTGTACGGTGTCAATGATACACCGATGAAACATTACTTCGACAACGTCCATGGCACTGGTGAATCCTCACTAGCGAATGTGATGACCACGACCAACACCATGCTCTCTGGCAAGACGGTTGTCGTGGCTGGCTACGGTTACTGCGGACGCGGGATCGCACGAAAAGCTCGGGGAATGGGCGCGTGGACGATCGTCACTGAGGTCGACCCACGCAAGGCGTTGGAGGCAGTCATGGATGGTCACCGCGTGATGGCTATGGGTGAGGCTGCTCCCCTCGCGGACTACGTCATCACTTCAACGGGCAATCGCGAGGTCGTGCGCAAAGAGCATCTCGACCAGTTCCAAGATGGCGTTATCCTCGCCAATGCCGGTCATTTTGACGTTGAAATCTCGCTAGAAGACCTCAAGGCGGAGTCTAATGAGGTAACGCAGCCAAAAGAGGGGATCACACGCTATCATTTGTCGGATGGACGTCGGGTGAACGTGCTCGCTCGCGGCCGTCTCGTGAATCTTACTGGGCCACACAGCCAGGGTCACCCTGCAGAAGTGATGGATACGACCTTCGCGATGATGTTTGCTGCCGCTCACGATATGCTCACTCAGGATCCAAACCTCACGCCCGGATTGTACGCTATTCCGGATCACCTCGATCGCGAGGTGGCCAGCCGTAAACTGGAGACGCTCGATATTACTATCGACAGTCTGACGGAGAATCAACGTGAGTACTACGAGGAGTGGGAACACCCAGACAGTAGCTTCTGA